One window from the genome of Micromonospora aurantiaca ATCC 27029 encodes:
- the ftsE gene encoding cell division ATP-binding protein FtsE, translating to MIQLEQVTKTYPKASRPSLDNVSVSIEKGEFVFFIGPSGSGKSTIIKLLLHEVTPNKGRVVVNGKDVTSMRSWKRPHFRRSIGCVFQDFRLLPNRTAYENVAFALEVIGKTKAVARRVVPEVLELVGLGGKEHRYPHELSGGEQQRVAVARAFVNRPLILLADEPTGNLDPDTSIEIMRLLDRINRTGTTVVMVTHDSNIVNQMRRRVIEIESGRIVRDQARGVYG from the coding sequence GTGATTCAGCTTGAGCAAGTGACGAAGACGTACCCGAAGGCGTCCCGGCCTTCGCTCGACAACGTGTCCGTCTCGATCGAGAAGGGCGAGTTCGTCTTCTTCATCGGTCCATCCGGCTCCGGCAAGTCCACCATCATCAAGTTGCTGCTGCACGAGGTCACGCCCAACAAGGGCCGGGTCGTCGTCAACGGCAAGGACGTCACGTCGATGCGTTCCTGGAAGCGACCCCACTTCCGGCGTTCCATCGGCTGCGTCTTCCAGGACTTCCGGTTGCTGCCGAACCGCACCGCGTACGAGAACGTGGCGTTCGCGCTGGAGGTGATCGGTAAGACGAAGGCGGTCGCCCGCCGGGTCGTGCCGGAGGTGCTGGAGCTGGTCGGTCTCGGCGGCAAGGAGCACCGCTACCCGCACGAGCTGTCCGGTGGTGAGCAGCAGCGTGTCGCGGTGGCCCGGGCGTTCGTCAACCGGCCGCTGATCCTGCTGGCCGACGAGCCGACCGGAAACCTGGACCCGGACACCTCGATCGAGATCATGCGCCTGCTGGACCGGATCAACCGCACCGGTACGACCGTCGTGATGGTCACGCACGACTCCAACATCGTGAACCAGATGCGGCGCCGGGTCATCGAGATCGAGAGCGGCCGCATCGTGCGCGACCAGGCCCGGGGCGTCTACGGCTGA
- the ftsX gene encoding permease-like cell division protein FtsX, which yields MRMKYVLSEVLVGLWRNVTMTIAMIITMAVSLFMLGGSGLLYQKVGDMKDLYYENVEVSIFLKTDATKEQVDALGQQLGQDPLVKDSTYVNKEQAYERFQQMYADAPDLVSAVKPDQLPESYRVKLNDPEQYKAIYDKYKATEGIDTIVDQSKLLDKVFGVLSGFQNGALAIATVMAIAALLLVANTIQVAAYSKRREVAVMKLVGASNWFIQAPFVLEAVVAGLFGSILGLLALVGVKLLSAGSSMAALEGLITPISWSEIFLTFPLMAAVGGVVSAVTAWVTLRFYLRV from the coding sequence ATGCGGATGAAGTACGTCCTGTCCGAAGTACTGGTCGGGCTGTGGCGCAACGTCACCATGACCATCGCCATGATCATCACTATGGCGGTGTCGCTGTTCATGCTGGGCGGCAGCGGCCTTCTCTACCAGAAGGTCGGCGACATGAAGGACCTCTACTACGAGAACGTCGAGGTCTCGATCTTCCTGAAGACCGATGCCACCAAGGAACAGGTCGACGCGCTGGGCCAGCAGCTCGGCCAGGACCCGCTGGTCAAGGACTCGACGTACGTCAACAAGGAGCAGGCGTACGAGCGCTTCCAGCAGATGTACGCCGACGCCCCGGACCTGGTCAGCGCCGTCAAGCCGGACCAGCTTCCCGAGTCGTACCGGGTGAAGCTGAACGATCCGGAGCAGTACAAGGCGATCTACGACAAGTACAAGGCCACCGAGGGCATCGACACGATCGTCGACCAGAGCAAGCTGCTCGACAAGGTCTTCGGCGTGCTCAGCGGGTTCCAGAACGGCGCCCTCGCGATCGCCACCGTGATGGCCATCGCCGCCCTGCTGCTCGTCGCGAACACCATCCAGGTGGCCGCGTACAGCAAGCGGCGTGAGGTGGCGGTCATGAAGCTCGTCGGCGCGTCGAACTGGTTCATCCAGGCGCCGTTCGTGCTGGAGGCGGTGGTGGCCGGTCTGTTCGGCTCCATCCTGGGCCTGCTCGCGTTGGTCGGGGTGAAGCTGCTGTCGGCCGGCAGTTCGATGGCGGCCCTGGAGGGCCTCATCACCCCGATCTCCTGGTCCGAGATCTTCCTGACCTTCCCGCTGATGGCCGCCGTCGGTGGCGTGGTCAGCGCGGTCACCGCCTGGGTCACGCTCCGCTTCTACCTGCGGGTCTAG
- the smpB gene encoding SsrA-binding protein SmpB gives MPREKGRKVVASNKKARHDYAILDTYEAGMALTGTEVKSLRAGRASLVDAFAQERDGEIYLHAMHIPEYAQGTWTNHEPRRTRKLLLNRLEIDRLLGKLKESGLTLVPLQVYFSDGWAKVEIGLARGKKSYDKRQDLAKRDADREIARAVGRRGKGMAE, from the coding sequence ATGCCACGGGAAAAGGGTCGCAAGGTGGTCGCCTCCAACAAGAAGGCGCGCCACGACTACGCCATCCTCGACACGTACGAGGCGGGCATGGCGCTCACCGGCACCGAGGTCAAGTCGCTGCGGGCCGGGCGGGCGTCGCTCGTGGACGCGTTCGCCCAGGAGCGTGACGGCGAGATCTACCTGCACGCCATGCACATCCCGGAGTACGCCCAGGGCACCTGGACAAATCATGAGCCCCGGCGTACCCGGAAGCTGCTGCTGAACCGGCTGGAGATCGATCGGCTGCTGGGCAAGCTCAAGGAGAGCGGCCTGACGCTGGTGCCGTTGCAGGTCTACTTCTCCGACGGCTGGGCCAAGGTGGAGATCGGCCTGGCGCGGGGTAAGAAGTCGTACGACAAGCGCCAGGACCTCGCCAAGCGGGACGCCGACCGGGAGATCGCCCGGGCGGTGGGCCGGCGCGGCAAGGGCATGGCTGAGTGA
- the mdlC gene encoding benzoylformate decarboxylase translates to MATVREATYDLLRALGLTTVFGNPGSTEEPFLQHFPDDFHYVHALQEASAVAMADGYAQGTGRPAHVNLHTAPGTGNGMGNLVTAWHNRTPLIVSAGQQTREMLLIEPRLASPRAVELAQPYVKWAHEPARAQDIPAAFMRAYASAVQPPAGPVFLSLPMDDWDRPADPPPQVRTVATRIAPDPDRLRSFAGALAAARAPALVLGAAVDRSDAWPDAVALAEHLAAPVWAAPAPERAVFPERHPHFRGVLPYAIGPLSEALRGHDVVLVVGAPVFRYYPHVPGDYLPGDARLLHVTDDPDEAARAPVGESLLGDAGLTMAALCELLPPTDRAAPSPRPQPALPEPADPPSADTLFAALAAAWPADGVLVQESPSNLAALRRRLPIERPRSYLTMASGGLGFGLPAAVGMALAERDTGRGRPVVAVVGDGSFHYSVQALWTAARLRLPLAVVVPVNQQYAILKAFAELKHTPGVPALDLPGLDVTAVAHGYGCAGEVTTPDGLGAALAAALGADRPTVLPVPISTDVPRIL, encoded by the coding sequence ATGGCGACGGTGCGGGAGGCGACCTACGACCTGCTGCGCGCGCTCGGCCTGACCACCGTCTTCGGCAACCCCGGCTCGACCGAGGAGCCGTTCCTCCAGCACTTCCCGGACGACTTCCACTACGTGCACGCGCTCCAGGAGGCGTCGGCGGTCGCGATGGCCGACGGCTACGCCCAGGGCACCGGCCGGCCCGCGCACGTCAACCTGCACACCGCGCCGGGCACCGGCAACGGCATGGGCAACCTGGTCACCGCCTGGCACAACCGGACCCCGCTGATCGTCAGCGCCGGCCAGCAGACCCGCGAGATGCTGCTGATCGAGCCACGCCTGGCCAGCCCCCGGGCGGTCGAGCTGGCCCAGCCGTACGTCAAGTGGGCCCACGAGCCGGCCCGCGCGCAGGACATCCCGGCGGCCTTCATGCGGGCGTACGCCTCGGCGGTGCAACCACCCGCCGGGCCGGTCTTCCTCTCCCTGCCGATGGACGACTGGGACCGTCCGGCCGACCCGCCGCCGCAGGTGCGTACCGTCGCCACCCGGATCGCGCCGGACCCGGACCGGCTGCGGAGCTTCGCCGGCGCGCTGGCCGCCGCCCGCGCCCCGGCGCTGGTGCTCGGCGCGGCGGTGGACCGGTCGGACGCCTGGCCGGACGCGGTCGCGCTGGCCGAACACCTGGCCGCCCCGGTCTGGGCCGCCCCGGCGCCGGAGCGCGCCGTGTTCCCGGAGCGCCACCCGCACTTCCGGGGCGTGCTGCCGTACGCGATCGGGCCGCTGTCGGAGGCGCTGCGCGGCCACGACGTGGTGCTGGTGGTGGGCGCGCCGGTGTTCCGCTACTACCCGCACGTGCCGGGCGACTACCTGCCCGGTGACGCGCGGCTGCTGCACGTCACCGACGACCCGGACGAGGCGGCCCGCGCTCCGGTCGGGGAGAGCCTGCTCGGCGACGCCGGGCTGACCATGGCCGCGCTGTGCGAGCTGCTGCCGCCGACCGACCGGGCGGCGCCGTCACCGCGCCCGCAGCCGGCCCTGCCGGAGCCGGCCGACCCGCCGAGCGCCGACACGTTGTTCGCCGCGCTCGCCGCCGCGTGGCCGGCGGACGGGGTGCTGGTGCAGGAGTCGCCGTCCAACCTGGCCGCGCTGCGCCGCCGGCTGCCGATCGAGCGGCCCCGCTCGTACCTGACGATGGCCAGCGGCGGTCTCGGCTTCGGGCTGCCGGCGGCGGTCGGCATGGCGCTCGCCGAACGCGACACCGGGCGTGGCCGCCCGGTCGTCGCGGTGGTCGGCGACGGCTCGTTCCACTACTCGGTCCAGGCTCTGTGGACGGCGGCGCGGCTGCGCCTGCCGCTCGCCGTCGTGGTCCCGGTGAATCAGCAGTACGCGATCCTCAAGGCGTTCGCCGAGCTGAAGCACACGCCTGGTGTGCCGGCGCTGGACCTGCCCGGGCTGGATGTGACGGCGGTGGCGCACGGCTACGGCTGCGCCGGTGAGGTGACCACGCCGGACGGGCTCGGTGCGGCGCTCGCCGCCGCGCTCGGCGCGGACCGGCCGACGGTGCTGCCGGTGCCGATCAGCACCGACGTGCCGCGGATCCTGTGA
- a CDS encoding S-methyl-5'-thioadenosine phosphorylase, which translates to MAAQAELAVIGGSGLYALLDGVEHVVDTPYGEPSGPITVAEVGGRRVAFLPRHGRDHRYPPHLIPYRANLWALRSLGVRQVLAPCAVGGLRPELGPGTFVVPDQLIDRTSGRAQTYYDRGAVHVSFADPYCPAGRRTLLDTAAGRGVPAVDGGTVVVVEGPRFSTRAESRWFASMGGTIVNMTGHPEAVLARELALCYTSIALVTDLDAGVEAGESVTHEEVFRVFAENTDRLRGLLLDAVAALPTERECECGSALDGIKLPFPLP; encoded by the coding sequence ATGGCGGCGCAGGCCGAACTGGCGGTGATCGGCGGGTCGGGGCTCTACGCCCTGCTCGACGGGGTGGAACACGTGGTGGACACTCCGTACGGCGAGCCGTCGGGCCCGATCACGGTCGCCGAGGTGGGCGGTCGCCGGGTGGCGTTCCTGCCCCGGCACGGGCGCGATCACCGGTACCCGCCGCACCTGATCCCGTACCGGGCCAACCTGTGGGCGCTGCGGTCGCTCGGCGTACGCCAGGTGCTGGCGCCCTGTGCGGTGGGTGGCCTGCGGCCGGAGCTGGGGCCGGGGACGTTCGTGGTGCCGGATCAGTTGATCGACCGCACCAGCGGGCGCGCGCAGACCTACTACGACAGGGGCGCGGTGCACGTGTCGTTCGCCGACCCGTACTGCCCGGCCGGGCGGCGCACGCTGCTGGACACGGCGGCCGGTCGGGGCGTGCCGGCGGTGGACGGCGGGACCGTCGTCGTGGTCGAGGGTCCGCGCTTCTCGACCCGGGCGGAGTCGCGCTGGTTCGCCTCGATGGGCGGCACGATCGTCAACATGACCGGCCACCCGGAGGCGGTGCTGGCCCGCGAGCTGGCGCTCTGCTACACGTCGATCGCGCTGGTGACGGACCTGGACGCGGGGGTCGAGGCGGGCGAGTCGGTCACCCACGAGGAGGTGTTCCGCGTCTTCGCGGAGAACACGGACCGGCTGCGCGGGCTGCTGCTGGACGCCGTCGCCGCGCTGCCCACCGAGCGGGAGTGCGAGTGCGGAAGCGCCCTGGACGGGATCAAGCTGCCGTTCCCGCTGCCCTGA
- a CDS encoding YqgE/AlgH family protein yields the protein MQSEGQAIGGRAMESMTGRLLVATPGLKDPNFDRTVVLLVAHEPGGALGVVLNRATEVSVADVLGDWSDLARDPAVLFEGGPVQPDSAICLARMRHPVRPVKGFHRVSGAVGTIDLSVDPEKLREAIGGIRVFAGYSGWGAGQVEREIEEGSWFVFDALPGDAFVDRPDDLWPMVLRRQGGMLAAVAHFPPDVALN from the coding sequence ATGCAGAGTGAGGGGCAGGCGATCGGTGGCCGAGCCATGGAGTCGATGACCGGACGACTGCTGGTCGCGACACCGGGGCTCAAGGATCCGAACTTCGACCGTACGGTCGTGCTGCTCGTCGCCCACGAACCCGGCGGCGCCCTCGGGGTGGTGCTGAACCGGGCCACCGAGGTCTCCGTGGCCGACGTGCTCGGCGACTGGAGCGACCTCGCCCGCGACCCGGCAGTGCTGTTCGAGGGCGGCCCGGTGCAGCCCGACTCCGCCATCTGCCTGGCCCGGATGCGGCACCCCGTCCGGCCGGTCAAAGGCTTCCACCGCGTCTCCGGCGCGGTCGGCACCATCGACCTCTCGGTCGACCCGGAGAAGCTGCGCGAGGCCATCGGCGGCATCCGGGTGTTCGCCGGCTACTCCGGCTGGGGTGCCGGGCAGGTGGAGCGCGAGATCGAGGAGGGCTCCTGGTTCGTGTTCGACGCGCTGCCCGGCGACGCCTTCGTCGACCGGCCGGATGATCTCTGGCCGATGGTGCTGCGCCGGCAGGGCGGCATGCTGGCCGCGGTGGCCCACTTCCCGCCGGACGTGGCGCTGAACTGA
- a CDS encoding TetR family transcriptional regulator, translated as MANSFTYTVQVKEYTYTEHVKEECGMARATKEQSEITGRRIRDVATALFAERGYTAVRLEEVAAAAQVTRGAVYHHYRNKQHLFEAVAAAAQQRVAAAVASAAEAVADPWDGLVAGCRAFLTASVDDTHRRILLVDAPAVMGWRTWRSQDAAASGHHLAEAVATLAAAGHLEVNSPEATATLLSGAMNEAVLRIAEAPDRDAALVETWPDLLRLLQCLRGPRTAPVRHG; from the coding sequence ATGGCGAACTCCTTTACATACACTGTGCAGGTAAAGGAATATACATACACGGAGCATGTAAAGGAAGAGTGCGGCATGGCGCGAGCCACCAAGGAGCAGAGCGAGATCACCGGCCGGCGCATCCGGGACGTCGCGACTGCCCTGTTCGCCGAACGCGGCTACACGGCCGTCCGCTTGGAGGAGGTGGCCGCCGCAGCCCAGGTGACCAGGGGTGCGGTCTACCATCACTACCGCAACAAGCAGCACCTGTTCGAAGCCGTCGCAGCCGCCGCGCAACAGCGGGTCGCCGCTGCGGTCGCCAGCGCTGCCGAAGCGGTCGCCGATCCATGGGACGGCCTGGTCGCCGGCTGCCGGGCGTTCCTCACCGCCAGTGTCGACGACACACACCGGCGGATCCTGCTGGTCGACGCGCCCGCGGTGATGGGTTGGCGCACGTGGCGCAGCCAGGACGCGGCCGCTTCCGGGCACCACCTGGCCGAGGCGGTGGCCACGCTGGCAGCAGCCGGGCACCTTGAGGTCAACTCGCCCGAGGCAACTGCCACCTTGCTCTCCGGCGCGATGAACGAGGCAGTGCTACGGATCGCCGAAGCCCCGGACCGGGACGCCGCATTGGTCGAGACGTGGCCCGATCTGCTGCGCCTGCTTCAGTGCCTCCGCGGGCCGCGCACCGCACCCGTCCGGCACGGTTAG
- a CDS encoding VOC family protein, protein MTLASSYPVLMTTDVTSAAAFYREHFGFQPTFETEWYVSLRRDNWELAVLDSSHETIPAAYRGPVASGMLLNLEVDDVDAEWERLRHLEVVLPVRTEEFGQRHFILAGPDGVLIDVITNVEPAEEYADRFIS, encoded by the coding sequence ATGACACTCGCCAGCTCGTACCCGGTCCTCATGACGACCGACGTGACCTCGGCTGCGGCCTTCTACCGCGAGCACTTCGGGTTCCAGCCGACCTTCGAGACGGAGTGGTACGTGAGCCTGCGCCGCGACAACTGGGAACTGGCGGTGCTGGACAGCAGCCACGAGACCATCCCGGCGGCCTACCGCGGGCCGGTCGCCAGTGGGATGCTGCTCAACCTGGAGGTGGACGATGTCGACGCCGAGTGGGAGCGCCTGCGGCACCTGGAGGTCGTGCTTCCCGTCCGGACCGAAGAGTTCGGACAGCGGCACTTCATCCTCGCCGGCCCGGACGGTGTCCTGATCGACGTCATCACCAACGTGGAACCTGCGGAGGAGTACGCGGACAGGTTCATCTCCTAG
- a CDS encoding DUF1772 domain-containing protein has protein sequence MRLVQQLTLAGATVGAGLMAGLFAAFAYAVMPALRGAEDRTFVDAMQRINVTIVNGWFLLAFLGTPVLAALAAVLAWRGAARPALPWIVAGLALYLVMLVVTVAVNVPLNDALAAAGSADLAAARERFESAWVTWNVVRTLASTAGFGALCWALVLAGRAA, from the coding sequence ATGCGACTCGTACAACAACTGACGCTGGCCGGCGCCACAGTCGGGGCCGGGCTGATGGCGGGCCTGTTCGCCGCATTCGCGTACGCCGTGATGCCGGCGCTGCGCGGCGCTGAGGACCGCACGTTCGTGGACGCCATGCAGCGCATCAACGTCACCATCGTCAACGGCTGGTTCCTGCTGGCGTTCCTGGGTACGCCGGTGCTGGCCGCGCTCGCGGCGGTGCTGGCGTGGCGCGGAGCGGCCCGGCCGGCGCTGCCGTGGATCGTCGCCGGGCTCGCGCTGTACCTGGTGATGTTGGTCGTCACCGTGGCGGTGAACGTGCCGTTGAACGATGCGCTCGCGGCGGCTGGTTCCGCCGATCTCGCTGCGGCTCGGGAGCGCTTCGAGTCCGCCTGGGTCACCTGGAACGTGGTGCGGACGCTGGCGAGCACGGCCGGGTTCGGCGCGCTGTGCTGGGCGTTGGTGCTCGCGGGCCGCGCCGCTTGA
- a CDS encoding AraC family transcriptional regulator: protein MDAVSGLLDGPRARGAFLLRSILTPPWSMLIRDEAPLTLVAVVRGDGWIVPEEGRAARLTEGDVAIVRGPGPYTVADDPATAPQVVVHPGQRCTTPDGRELFAMTRWGVRTWGNGPDGRTVLLTGTYPVRGTVGRRLLDALPPLAVVRRESWDTPLVPLLAAEIVKDDPGQEAVLDRLLDLLLIAALREWFARPGAAAPAWYRAYADPVVGRALRMLHDDPARPWTVASLAAEVGMSRAAVARRFTALAGEPPMAYLTGWRLALAADLLREPGATVGAVARRVGYGSSFALSAAFKRRYGVSPRRHVDPDRLAG from the coding sequence GTGGACGCCGTTTCCGGTCTGCTCGACGGTCCCCGTGCGCGGGGCGCCTTCCTGCTGCGTTCGATCCTCACCCCGCCCTGGTCGATGCTGATCCGGGACGAGGCGCCGCTCACGCTCGTCGCCGTGGTGCGGGGCGACGGCTGGATCGTGCCGGAGGAGGGCCGGGCCGCGCGGCTGACCGAGGGTGACGTGGCGATCGTGCGCGGGCCGGGCCCGTACACGGTGGCGGACGACCCGGCCACGGCGCCGCAGGTGGTCGTGCACCCGGGCCAGCGCTGCACCACTCCCGACGGGCGCGAGCTGTTCGCGATGACGCGGTGGGGCGTACGCACCTGGGGCAACGGGCCGGACGGCCGGACCGTGCTGCTCACCGGCACGTACCCGGTGCGGGGCACCGTCGGGCGGCGGCTGCTGGACGCGCTGCCGCCGCTCGCGGTGGTGCGGCGCGAGTCCTGGGACACGCCGCTGGTGCCGCTGCTGGCCGCCGAGATCGTCAAGGACGATCCCGGCCAGGAGGCGGTGCTGGACCGCCTGCTCGACCTGCTGCTCATCGCCGCGCTGCGGGAGTGGTTCGCCCGGCCGGGCGCCGCCGCACCTGCCTGGTACCGGGCGTACGCCGATCCGGTGGTCGGCCGCGCGCTGCGCATGCTGCACGACGACCCGGCCCGGCCGTGGACGGTGGCATCGCTCGCCGCGGAGGTGGGGATGTCCCGGGCGGCGGTGGCCCGGCGGTTCACCGCGCTGGCCGGCGAGCCGCCCATGGCGTACCTGACGGGCTGGCGGCTGGCGCTCGCGGCCGATCTGCTCCGCGAGCCCGGCGCCACAGTCGGCGCGGTGGCCCGGCGGGTCGGCTACGGCAGTTCGTTCGCCCTGAGTGCGGCGTTCAAACGCCGGTACGGCGTGAGCCCGCGCCGGCACGTCGACCCGGATAGATTGGCCGGATGA
- a CDS encoding VOC family protein, with amino-acid sequence MTVDLFAGVPVRDLAVATDWYERLFGAPPQFRPNDSEAVWELAEHRYLYVDVRPEHAGHAMQTVFVDDLDSRVAAITARGLTPTAQETYDNGVRKVIFHDPDGNEIGFGGGPA; translated from the coding sequence ATGACTGTCGACCTGTTCGCCGGCGTCCCGGTGCGCGATCTCGCGGTGGCGACGGACTGGTACGAGCGGCTGTTCGGCGCACCGCCGCAGTTCCGGCCAAACGACAGCGAGGCGGTGTGGGAGCTGGCCGAGCACCGCTACCTCTACGTCGACGTGCGGCCCGAGCACGCCGGTCACGCCATGCAGACGGTCTTCGTCGACGACCTCGACTCCCGCGTCGCGGCGATCACCGCCCGTGGTCTGACGCCGACAGCGCAGGAGACCTACGACAACGGGGTCCGGAAGGTGATCTTCCATGACCCGGACGGCAACGAGATCGGCTTCGGCGGCGGCCCGGCCTGA
- a CDS encoding glycerophosphodiester phosphodiesterase family protein, giving the protein MSTRQLVTALVAGAVLAVPGVAHAGPADRPGVPPQRTHFDLQAHRGGIGMTTEETLAGFAKAMRLGVTTLELDTQVTRDEKVVVTHDRQVSAQKCRDTAPVRPGDPAYPYVGKYIKDLTLAQIKTMDCGYQQLPGFPEQEQIAGVRMAELRDVLDLVKRYRAHGITLNIETKVEAGAPEQTAPRELFVRRVFEEIRRSGIERQVTIQSFDWGALREMHRLAPRWPLVALTNYDFLQVGKPGASPWLGGLDVDDFGGDFVRAAAATPGVTALSPNYGFPQNGTIADPNFRFYPDRRMIADAHARGLKVIPWTCDDMPTVAALMDMGVDGIITDYPNRVRQLMAERGMRLPKAYRAR; this is encoded by the coding sequence ATGTCCACCCGTCAGCTCGTGACGGCACTCGTCGCCGGCGCGGTGCTCGCCGTGCCGGGCGTCGCCCACGCAGGTCCGGCCGACCGTCCCGGCGTACCGCCGCAGCGGACCCACTTCGACCTTCAGGCCCACCGTGGCGGCATCGGGATGACCACCGAGGAGACACTCGCCGGGTTCGCCAAGGCGATGCGCCTCGGCGTCACCACGTTGGAGCTGGACACCCAGGTCACCCGGGACGAGAAGGTGGTAGTCACGCACGACCGGCAGGTCAGCGCGCAGAAGTGCCGCGACACCGCCCCGGTGCGGCCCGGCGACCCGGCCTACCCGTACGTCGGGAAGTACATCAAGGACCTCACGCTCGCGCAGATCAAGACCATGGACTGCGGCTACCAGCAGTTGCCCGGCTTCCCCGAGCAGGAGCAGATCGCCGGTGTCCGGATGGCCGAGCTGCGCGACGTGCTCGACCTGGTGAAGCGCTACCGCGCGCACGGGATCACGCTCAACATCGAGACCAAGGTGGAGGCGGGCGCGCCCGAGCAGACCGCGCCGCGTGAGCTGTTCGTCCGGCGGGTCTTCGAGGAGATCCGGCGCTCGGGCATCGAGCGGCAGGTCACCATCCAGTCCTTCGACTGGGGCGCGCTGCGGGAGATGCACCGGCTCGCACCGCGCTGGCCGCTCGTGGCGCTGACGAACTACGACTTCCTCCAGGTCGGCAAGCCGGGCGCGTCGCCGTGGCTGGGCGGGCTGGACGTGGACGACTTCGGTGGCGACTTCGTCCGGGCCGCCGCCGCGACCCCCGGCGTGACCGCGCTGTCCCCGAACTACGGGTTCCCGCAGAACGGCACGATCGCCGACCCGAACTTCCGCTTCTACCCGGACCGCCGGATGATCGCCGACGCGCACGCGCGGGGGCTCAAGGTCATCCCCTGGACCTGCGACGACATGCCCACAGTGGCGGCGCTCATGGACATGGGCGTCGACGGGATCATCACCGACTACCCGAACCGGGTGCGGCAGCTCATGGCCGAGCGCGGGATGCGGTTGCCGAAGGCGTACCGGGCGCGCTGA